In the genome of Streptomyces sp. P3, the window TCGGCCGCCGAGGTGATCGCGTACGCGATGGGCATGGCCGCGGAACGCAAACAGTGCCCGGCGAACGACATCGTCTCCACGCTGGTGGCCGCCGAGAACGAGGGCAACCTCAACTCCGACGAGTTCGGGTTCTTCGTCCTCATGCTCGCGGTGGCCGGAAACGAGACGACCCGCAACGCCACCACCCACGGGATGCACGCCTTCCTCACCCACCCCGAGCAGTGGGAGCTCTACAAGCGCGAACGGCCCGACACCGCCGCCGAGGAGATCGTGCGGTGGGCCACCCCCGTCGTCGCCTTCCAGCGGACCGCCACCCAGGACACCGAGCTCGGCGGCAAGCCGATCAGGAAGGGGGACCGGGTCGGCATCTTCTACGCCTCCGCCAACCGCGACCCCGAGGTGTTCGAGAACCCGGACTCCTTCGACGTCACCCGCGACCCCAATCCGCATCTCGGGTTCGGCGGGGGCGGACCGCACTTCTGCCTCGGCAAGTCACTCGCCGTCCTCGAGATCAACCTCATCTTCAACGCCATCGCCGACGCCATGCCCGGCATGAAGCTGGTGGGCGACCCACGAAGGCTGCGGTCCGCCTGGATCAACGGGGTGAAGGAGCTGAGGGTCAGCGCGGGGTGACCCGGCGGCGCCGTCCCCGCACGTCGGGACGGCGTTCGGCCGTCGCTCGTGGTCGGTGCCGCTTGCCGTCGGTCCTCGCCCGCGGTCAGTCCTCGCCGGACACCGTGCAGGCCAGGGCCGCCGACGTCACGGAGGCCAGTAGCAGCGGAATCGCCAGGTCGGTGTGGAGCACCAGTGCCGCGCCGAGCACCGCGCCCGAGAACATCGCGGTCACGGCCGCGGCGCGGCGGGGCGATCCCCCGCCTGAGCCGTCTCCTGCCCAGGAGTCGGCGGCCAGGCCGGTGAGGGTCATCGTCACGACGGTGGTCGTGGTGATGCCGGGCACCGACAGTTTGCGGACCGTCGCGTTGCGCAGGCCCATCGCGAACGCGGTCAACGTGATGACCGCGTAGACGGTGACCGGGGCGTGGTCCGAGGTGGCGGACGCCACGGTCGCCGCGACCGCGAGGAGGAGCGCCTCGGTGGCCAGCATCGCGCGCGCCGGCGCGCGGCGCGAGCCTTCGCCGAGCCGCCGGGCGATCCGGCCGCCGGTCGCGGCGCCCGCCAGGAAGAAGACGAGCGACGTCGCCGTGTGCGGGACCGAGAAGCCCGGGGCGCCGGCTGCGGCGAAACCCAGCACCACGACGTTGCCGGTCATGTTGGCGGTGAAGACATGCCCCAGACCGAGATAGGTGACCGCGTCGATCAGGCCGCTCATGGCAGTCAGGACGAGGAGGACGGGGACCAGACGGACGCCGCCGCGTCCTTCGGGAACCTGCGGCGCGGGCTGGGCCGGCTCCGAGGGCAGTGCCGCCCCCGGGGGCTGCAAGGGCTCCGGGGGGTCGGTCGGGGGCTCGGTGCCGGTCATTCGCTCAGTGGAGCACGGCGAGGTGAGAAAACGCCGAAGGCGGCGGCCCGGGGGATCGGGGGCCGCCGCCTTCGGCGCGTATCGGGGCGCGCGAAGCGCGGTCACGCAGTGAGGCTCAAGCGGTTGGTGCAGGCGGTTCGAGCGGTGCGGTCGGCGTGGCTCAGTACCAGCCGTTGGCCTGCCAGAAGGTCCAGGCGCCGACCGGGCTGCCGTAGCGGGAGTTCATGTAGTCCAGGCCCCACTTGATCTGGGTCTTGGCGTTGGTCTTCCAGTCGGAACCGGCCGAGGCCATCTTGGAGCCGGGCAGGGCCTGGACGAGGCCGTAGGCGCCGGAGGAGGCGTTGGTGGCGTCGACGTCCCAGCCGCTCTCGTGCTTGACGATGTTGGAGAAGGCCTCGTACTGCGCGGCGTCCGGGATCATCTTGTGCGCGATCGCCTGGGCCTTGGAGGCGGAGGACGCCGACGTCGTCGCGGCGTGGGCCGGGGCGGCGGACAGTGCCAGACCCGCGGCGGCGGCGGCCACGGCGACGCCGGTGAGGGCCTTCTTCGGGGAAGCGATGCGACGGATGACGGAGACGGACACGAAGAACCTTTTCTTTCGGGAACGGTGGCGGTCGCCTGCATGCCGGAGTCACGCGGTGCGTGGCCGCACCGCGTGGTGTGCGGTGAGTGGCTGCATGCCGCGGCGCCGAGGCCCGTGGGCTCGTCGGCGCCGTGCGACGTCATCCAGAGAAACAGGATCGGCCGCTGCCCGCAAAGACCCCTTTTGCTAGTGGACGTCGTATGTCGGATGCGGGCCGCCGGTGTGGCGTGGCTCTCAATGCGCAGGTCAGGAGCCTAAATGGCATGCACATGGCATCCATTTTGCTCGACTAGTCAGGTTAGTAGGTGATGTGGGTCATGTGGGGTGGTTCACCGGTCAACGGTGCTCGGGGGCCGTCCGAGGGGCCTCGAATGTGACCGCGGTCTCGAAGGCGGCCCGGCGGGTGGCTCTGCGCAGTGCCTTCAGCACCGCCGGACCGAGCGTGCACGTCAGCAGTACCGTGACCAGCGCCCGCCCCAGGTCCCAGCCCAGGGACGTCGCCACGCAGTACGCCACGAAGCGGGCCAGGTTCACCGGGACCGTCCCGTCCGGATCGAAGGCGACGCCCGAGGCCAGCGTGCCCATGAAGGGCCAGCCGGCCAGGTTCATCGCCGTGCCGTAGGCGAAGGCGGCCAGGAAGCCGTACACCGCCAGCAGGAGCAGTTCGGCACGGCCGCGCAGGCGGTCGCCGCCCGGCAGCAGGCCCGCGCCCATGGTGAACCAGCCCATCGCCAGCATCTGGAACGGCATCCACGGGCCCACCCCGCCGGTGAGCAGCGCGGACGCGAACATGGTCACCGAGCCGAGGACGAAGCCGAAACCCGGACCGAGAACCCGCCCGCTCAGCACCATCAGGAAGAACATCGGCTCGATGCCCGCCGTCCCCGCGCCGAGCGGACGCAGCGCCGCGCCCGTCGCCGCCAGCACGCCCAGCATCGCCACCGCCTTCGCGCCCAGCCCGGACTCCGAGATCGTCGCCGCCACCACCGCCACCAGCAGCACCAGCAGGCCCGCGAAGAGCCAGGGGGCGTCCTGGGCGTGGGCGTTCAGTGCGGAGGCGGGCGGGGCCAGGAAGGGCCATCCGAAGGCGACCACGCCCACCGCGCCGACCAGCGTCAGCGCGGCGAGGGAGCGCGGGCCCAGCCGGACGGGACGGGGCCGCCGCCCGGCCCGGGGAGTCTGTCCGGGCCGGGTAGGCCGTTCGGGTCCGGGGCACCGTCCCGTCCGGGGACGCCGTCCGGGACGGGGGCGCCGTCCGGGTGGGGCCGTCATCGCAGCGCCTCCCTCACCTGCGTGACCGTGAGCCACCGCTGCGGGGCCAGGATCTTCGTCACCTGGGGGGCGAAGGACGGCGAGGAGACCACGACCTCGGCCGTCGGGCCGTCCGCGATGATCTCTCCCTCGGCGAGCAGCACCACCCGGTGGGCCAGTTCCGCGGCCAGTTCCACGTCGTGCGTGGCCAGCACGATCGCGTGACCGGCCGCCGCCAGCCCGCGCAGGACGGCGACCAGGCGGGCCTTCGCCGCGTAGTCCAGACCGCGGGTCGGCTCGTCGAGGAGGAGGAGCGGCGGGCGGGCGGTGAGGACGATCGCCAGCGCGAGGGTGAGGCGCTGGCCCTCCGAGAGGTCGCGGGGGTGGACGCCGTCCGCGATGCCGGGCAGCAGCTCCGAGACCAGGGCGCGGCAGGAGCCGGGCTCGGCCCGCGCGTCCCGGTCGGCGGCCGCGCACTCGGCGGCGACCGTGTCGGCGTACAGCAGGTCGCGCGGCTCCTGCGGGACCAGCCCGACGTGGCGGACCAGGTCGCGGGGCGAGGCGCGGTGCGGGACGGTCCCCGACACGCGGACCGTCCCGGAGGACGGCTCGACCAGGCCCACGAACGTGTTGAGCAGCGTCGACTTGCCGGCCCCGTTGCGGCCCATGAGGGCGACGGTCTCGCCGGGCGCGACGGTGAGGTCGACGTCGCGCAGGGCTTGGACGCCGGCCAGGCGGACGCCCACGGAACGGGCCTCGGCGGGGGGCGCGGGAGGAGCGGTGGGCGCCTCGGGGGACGCGGAAAGAGCGCGGCGCAGGAGGCGGTGGGCCGGGCGGCGGGCCCAGAGCCTCGCGGACGGCGTCTGAGCCGGGGACTCCACGCCCGGGGCAAGCGCGATCGCATGTTTCGCGGTCGCTGCCGCAGACCCGGTGTGAGCGTCGCCCGGCGCGTTGCCGGTGTTTCGGGGTGTTCCTCGTTCGGTGAGGCGTTCCCGCAGGTCGGCGGCCCTTCGGCGGGCGTCGCGCACCGTCAGCGGCAGCGGCGACCAGTCCGCCAGTCGGCCCAGGGCCACGACCGGCGGGAACACCGGGGAGACTGCCATGACCTCCGCCGGCGCGCCGAGCACCGGGGCCGCGCCGGGGGCGGGCAGCAGGGCGACCTGGTCGGCGTACTGCAGGACGCGCTCCAGCCGGTGCTCCGCCAGCAGCACCGTCGTCCCCAGGTCGTGGACCAGCCGGAGCAGGACGGCGAGGACCTCCTCGGCGGCGGCCGGGTCGAGCGCGGACGTCGGCTCGTCCAGGATCAGTACCCGGGGGTGCGGGGTGAGGACCGAGCCGATCGCGACGCGCTGCTGCTGGCCGCCGGAGAGGGTGGCGATGGGGCGGTCGCGCAGGCCGGCCAGGCCGAGCAGGTCGAGGGTCTCCTCGACGCGGCGGCGCATCACCTCCGGCGACAGGCCCAACGACTCCATGCCGTAGGCGAGTTCCTCTTCGACCGTGTCCGTCACGAAGTGCGAGAGCGGGTCCTGGCCCACCGTGCCGACGACGTCGGCGAGTTCACGCGGTCTGTGGGTGCGGGTGTCGCGGCCGGCGACCGTGATCCTGCCCCGCAGGGTGCCGCCGGTGAAGTGCGGGACGAGGCCGCCGACCGTGCCCAGGAGCGTCGACTTGCCCACCCCCGACGGGCCCGCCAGCAGCACGAGTTCGCCCTCGGGGATCTCGAAGTCGACGCCGGTGACTGCGGGTTCGGCGACGCCGTCGTACGTCACGGAGACGTTCTCGAAACGGATCACGACGGCTCCTCGGAGACGAACGCGGGCAGCAGGCCGACCAGGACGGCCGCCGCCGGCCAGAGCGGAAGGGCGGGCGCGGTCAGCGGCACCACCCCGGGACGCAGGGCTTCCGGATCGGCGGACGCGACGACGACGAGGAGAGCCGCGACGGTGACGCCGGAGGCGGCGACCAGACAGGCACGGGGCGTCCAGCGGTCCGGACGGTACCGGGTGCGCGGGGAACGGCGGCCCCCCAGGCGCAGCCCGGCGAGGGCGGCGACGACCCCGGCCAGCAGCACCGGCAGGCCGTATGTGCCGCCGGCCGCGGTGAGCAGGCCGTACGTTCCCGCGCAGACGCCGAGCAGGCCGCCCAGCGTGAGGGCGGCGGTCGTCCGGCGGACGGAGGCGGCGACGTCGGCGGTACGGCCGTAACCGCGGGCGTCCATCGAGGCGGCCAGGGCCACCGAGCGTTCCAGCGCGCCCTCCAGGACCGGCAGGCCCACCTGGAGCAGGCCGCGCAGACCCCGGTCCGGGCGGCCACGCAGCCGGCGGGCTGCCCGCAGCCGGTGCACGTCCGCGACCAGGTTCGGGGCGAACGTCATGGCCACCACCACCGCGACCCCCGTCTCGTAGAGCGCGCCCGGCAGGGTCTTCAGCAGGCGGGAGGGGCTGGCCAGGGCGTTGGCCGCGCCCACGCACACCAGCAGGGTGGCCAGGCGCAGGGCGTCGTAGAGCGCGAAGAGCAGGCCCTCGGCCGTGACCGCGCCGCCCAGCCGGATGCCCTGCGCCCAGTGCGGAAGCGGGACTTCGGGGAGCGTGACGAGGACGTGGGTGCCCGGGATCGGGGAGCCCAGCACGACGACGAAGAAGATCCGGATGACCAGCACGGCGAGGGCGAGTTTGAGGAACGCCGCGTAGGAGCGGGCCCGGGGAGTGTCCGGGCGGCACACGGCGACGACATAGGCGGACACGGCGAGGAGCAGGCCGAGGAGGAGCGGGTTGGAGGTGCGGGTGGCGGCGGTGCCCAGACCGAGGGCCCAGAGCCACCAGGCGGCGGGGTGGAGGTGCGGGCGGGAGCGGCGGTCAGCCATTCCGGCGCGAACCCCGCCGCCGTGCCTGCCACACCGCTGCCGCGGCGAGCACGGCCACGGCCGCCGCGCCGCCGTAGACGCCGAGCGACGGGCCGCCGCCGCTGTCGTCGTCGGCCCCCCTGGCCTGCGCCGCGGGTTGCTTCGTCCCGTCCGTCGGCTGCGTCGGCTTTGTCGCCCCGTCGGCCGAGGCGTCTGCCGACCGGTCCGTCGACACCTGCTCCCCGCAGCCCTTCTCCGGGTAGCCGGCGATCGCGCACAACAGGGCGTTCGCGTCGTAGCGCAGGGGCTTGGCGACGGCGGCGAGGGCCTCGGCCGTCGTCGCGTCGGGGGAGACCCGGGCGCACGCCGTGCGCGGCGAGGGCGACGGCGGGGTCTCGCCGCCCGGGGCGTCCGCCGCCGTGCCGAAGTCGAGAACCAGGGCCACGCGCTTGGTGCCGTCCTGCGCGGGCGTCCTGGTGCAGATCGCCGCGAAAGAGGCCGCGCCGCGCGGCTGCGACGCGTCCTGGGAGTCCGCGCTCACGGCGAACCGGAAGCCCTGCACGTCGCCGTCGGCCGGGCGGGCGGTGGACGGCCCCTGTGTCGCGTACGTCCATCGGTCGCCGACGCGGTCCCAGAATGACCAGTAGCGATAGCCCGCCGCCCGGGCCGGGCCGGCCGAGCCGACCACGCCGATCGCGCCGGTGAGGACGAGTGACAGCGCGGCGAGGACGAGGACGACGCGACGGCGAGTCACGGCTGCCGCTTCCGGCCGCGGGCGCTGATCAGCAACCCGATGCCGATGCCGGCGACGAGGAAGACGCCGACGATCAACCAGACGCTGTAGCCGGAATCCGAGTCGCTCTTCTTGTCGGCGTCGGCGCCGGCCTTCGCGTCGGCCTTCGCGCCGGCCTGCGGGGTCGGTCCCGTCGCGTTGAGCTGTGCGACCAGGTCCGTGCCGCCGAAGGCGCGTGGGTCGGTGCCCGTGGCGTGGGCGGCGAAGACCAGCTGGGCGTAGGCGGCCGGGCCGCTCTGCTTCGCCCAGGCCGCCGCGTTCTGCCGCAGCCAGGCGAGGGGCTTCTTCGCCTGCTCGGCCGAGCCCTGGGCGGCGAGCGCGACGACCGCGTCGGCGGTGTTGCCGTAGTCGGGCTGGTCCTCGGCGCCGGGCAGGGCCGACGTGAGGTGGCCGGTGGCGGCGACCGCCTGGGTGAGGTGGGCCGCGCCGTTGCGGGCGAGGTCGGCCGGGGCGAGCGTGCCGGGCGTACCGCCGCACACGGGCGCCGCGGAGGTCTTTCCGGCCGTCGCCGCGAAGCCCTCGCCGAGGGCGCCGAGCACGCCCGCCGCCGTCGCGTCCGCGTTGGCCGCGAGGGCACCCTTCTTGTCCGGCTGGTAGGCGAACGCGCCGCCGCCGTCCCCGCCGCACGGGAGGGAGAGCTTCCCGAGCGCGTCGAGCGGCGACTTCCCGGCCTTGCGCACCTGCGCGGGCTGCTGCCCGGCCGCCGCCAGCGCCCCCGCCACGACGGACGTCGAGTTCGCGTCGCTCGCCCCGCCCGCCGCGTAGCCCCAGCCACCGTCGGCGTTCTGGACGGACTTCAGCCAGCCGACCGCCTTCTCCACCGAGGCCCGGTGACCGCCGAGGGCGGCCAGCGCCTGGACGGCCGCGGCCGTGCTGTTGGTGTCGGTCATCAGCTTCGCGTCGCACGGTTCTACGGGATCGGCGCGGAAGGCGGCGAAGGCGCCGTTCGCGCACTGCTGCCCGGCCAGCCACGCCACGGCCGCGTCGGCGGGGGTTACGCCCACGGTGTGCTGCGCGAGCAGGGCCAGCGACTGACGCCAGACACCGTCGTACGTCGGGTCGGACGTCCCGTACAGCCCGGTGGGCCTCGCCGTCGACGGGGCGGGGGACGGCGTGGCGGCCACGGCGGGGACGGCAGCGCCCAGCACGACGGTGGCGGCGGCGATAGCCGCGGCGCTACGGCGGACGTTCATGATCGGCGGGTGCCTCTCCCGGTCGGGGAGCCGGGCAGCACGGGACACCCCGGCGGCTCGGCTCCGTATGCCTCGACGGTGCCGTGCGACGGCGGGCCTGCCGACGCACGCGAGCCGGTCACGCCCCGTACCGGGCGATCCGGCTTTCACGGTTGCGGGTCAGCGCCGGAATTACACCGGCTTCCCCCTGTACGGGCGTGGACGACGCGGCCACTCTACCGGCAGGTAGGAACCGGCCCGAGGGGGTCCCCGGGGAGCGTAAATTCATGCTCATGCCAATGGTGGGGAGACTGCTCGGCTCGGGCCGCACGGCCGACGTGTACGAGATCGACGAGGCCTGGGTGCTGCGCCGGGACCGCGAAGGCTGGGGCGACGCGGTCGCCGAGGCGGCGGTGATGGCGCATGTGCGGGCGCACGGCTACCCGGCGCCCGCCGTCCGGCCTCCCGTCTCGCGCGCCGACCTGGTGATGGAACGGCTGCACGGGCCGACGATGCTCCAGGCGTTCACGGCGGGCGCGCTGGACGCGGGAGAGGCGGGCAGGATGCTCGCCCGGTTGCTGCGCGCCCTGCACGCGGTACCGGGGCGGGTCTCGGAAGGCACCCGCGTCCTGCACCTCGACCTGCACCCCGACAACGTGGTCCTCGTCCCCGACGGCCCGAGGGTCATCGACTGGACGAACGCGGAGGAGGGCGACCCCGGGCTCGACTGGGGGACGTCGGCGGTGATCCTCGCCCAGGCCGCCGTATCCGCCGAGCCGGTCGCGGAGCCGGCCCGCGCGATGCTGACGGCGCTCCTCGCCGACCCGTCCGACCTCACCGAGGAGGGGCTGGCGCAGGCGCTGCGGCGACGGGCCGCCAACCCGACGATGAGCCCGCAGGAGACGGAACTCCTCGCGCCGGCCGCTGAGTTGATCAGGTCCCTGACGGTGTAGCGGCGCGCGGCGTCGGTCCTCCGAACGGGAGGAACAGGACCCGTCGCTCCAGCAGCCACTCGCCGTCGACCCGCCGGAACGCGTCCTGGTAGTGGCCGACCTGGACCGGCGGGCCGGCGGGGACGACGCCGCCCCCGTAGCCGTCGACCCGGTACGTCGAGAAGTACGAGACCGCGTGCGCGGTGTCCGGCCCGGTCACCGTGACCAGGATGTTCGCCATCAGGCGGCGGGACAGCCGGTCTGGGGGACGCGAGCCGAAGTACTCCCGCAGGGCCGCGCACCCCACGACCAGCCGCTTCCCGGCCGGCCACTCCCAGCGGCCGTCGTCGGTGAACAGCCCGGCCACGTCGGCGGGTTCGCCGAGGTCGAGACGGTGGACGAAGTCGACGACGAGGCGCTCGCAGGCGCGTTCGGCGAGGAGGCGCTCCAGAGGATCCATATGCCTGTCTAACAGGCGCGACCGTGAGACGGCGATGGCATTACCGGCGTCACACCGTCGGCGGCGATCGGCTTTACGAGTCACACCGCCACGTACGTCACCGGATCGCTCCCCGTCACCGCTTCCGCCCGGCCCTGTTTCACGAGTCGGCGCAGATGCGCCTCCGCCTCCGAGACCGCGATGTTGCGGGAGCCGTAGGGGATCTGGTCCCAGGGTCGGTTCCACTCCATGCGTTCGGCGACCTGCCAGGCGGTGAGGGGGGTGGAGAGCAGGGCCAGGAGGCCGGTGAGACGGTCCTCGTGGTGGACGAGCAACTCCCCTACGCGGGCGGGGGCGTCGGTGAAGGCGTACTGGTGGGCCGGCAGGATCTCGGCCGGGCCGAGGCGGCCGACGCGTTCGAGTGAGTCCAGGTAGTCGCCGAGGGGGTCGGTGACGGTGTCGTCGTCCGGGTCCTCGTAGAGGCCGATGTGCGGGGTGATCTCCGGGAGCAGATGGTCGCCGGAGAACAGGCGGCCGTGGCCGCCGAGCCGGGCGGGGTGTTCCTCCTCCAGGTGCAGGCAGACATGGCCCGGCGTGTGGCCGGGGGTCCAGATCGCGCGCAGCCGGCGGCCGGGCAGGTCGAGGAACTCGCCCGGGACGATCTCCCGGTCGGGGAGGGCCGGCGCCAGGCCGGGCAGGGTGCGGCGGCGGACCGTGGGCGTGCGCAGGGGCGCGATGTGCTCCTCGGGGGCGCCGGCGGCCGTCAGTTTGTCCGCCATGTACGTGTACCAGCGCTCGGGCCGCGTCCCCCGGGTGCGCCGCACGATCGCGGCGTCCGCCGCGTGCATCGCCACCCACGCCCCGGAGGCCTCCCGCACCTTCCCGGACAGACCGTGGTGGTCGGGGTGGTGGTGGGTGACGACCACCCCGTGCAGGGCCTCGACGGACGTGCCGCAGGCGGTCAGCCCCGAGGTCAGTGCCTCCCAGGCGGACGGGTCGTCCCAGCCGGTGTCGATCAGCACCGGCCCGCGGTCGGTGTCGACGACGTACACCAGGGTGTGGCCGAGGGGGTTGTCGGGGATCGGCACCCGCAACGAGCGGACACCACCGCCATGGTCGAACGTGCCGGGTCCGTCGGCGGGTCCGTCCTGACTGCGCTTCATCTGCCCTCCGTCGCCCGGCCATCGCCCACTATAACTAGAACTCGTTCCAAAGGATGCCCAAGTCGACTGATGTCGTGGGGCGTTGGGCTGACCTGCGCTGGTGCAGCACGCGCAACCCGTCGCCGACTGCGGGACATGCCCCCAGGAGGCAGGGGCCGCACCCGCGCCGGCGCCGTCCGGAGGTGAGAACCCGTGCCGGCGCGTTCAGCCTCAGGAGGAGGGGGAGGGTGGCGTGGCGACAGGTGCGTTGTTGAGGCCGTTTCGCACCAGGGCCAGGAACTCCTGGTCGGTGAGGCCGAGCTCGCGCGCCTGGGTGACGAGTCGGTGCACGGCCTCGGTGAGGCGGGCCTGATGCGCGGCGCCGGGTGCTGCGGTGATCGCTGCGCCCCGACCACGGCGCAGCTCGATCAGGCCCTCGTCACGCAACCGCTGGTATCCGCGGAGAACCGTGTGCACGTTGACGCCCAGCGATTCAGCGACCTCGCGGGCGGGCGGTAGTCGCTCGCCCGGTGACGCCGTGCCGTTGGCGATCGCCCCCCGTACACAGGCGGCGATCTGCTCGCCCAGCGGCACAGGCGAGCCGGGAAGCACCCGGAACAACATTGCTAGTCGCGCTCCCTCGCATGACGGTCCACCAGGCCATTGAGCAGCGCGGCCGCGGTGGTCGAGTCGTCGACGGTGACCACGTACTCGCGTCCGCCCGCCGTGCGGGCCGACAGCGCCTCTCCGGAACGCAGCACCATGCCTCGTCGGTCCGGGCGTATTCGATAGCCCCAACCACCGAAGTCACCCACGGCGTTCACCTCGACGCTGTCGGCTCCGACGATATTGCCGAGCGGCACGGACAGTCGCGGCCTGGGCAGTACCGTCGAGGCAACCGTGAGTCCGCGCCGGTCGACGGTGACCCGGATACTGGCGAACGCGCAGCAGGCCAGGCTGAAGACGAGAGGCAGCAAACCCGTCCACCAGGGGCCGGTTGCCAGAGCGAACAGCCCGCAGACCGCGAGGGCGCCGGAGGCGAACAGCAGCGTGCGGGAGAAGACGGCTCGGCTCCAGGTCGCCGCCTCGCCCTCCGCCAGCGGCAGTGAGGGGGTCGGGGGCACGGGGGCCGGGCGCGGCCCTGCGCCGATCAGCCACCAGGACAGGGCGCCGGCGGCCACCCCCGCGAGGAGAAGCACGGCCATGTGCCACATCGGCAGCTGCACCTCGGCCGGGTCCTGGACGTCCGTGTTGACAAGAACGGTGACGACCAGCGGATACCCGAGCGTGACGGCCGTGCCGACGCCGGCCGCGGCAGTCAGCCTTGAACCCGCACCGTCCTTGCTGTGCACGGTCAGCACCGTGAAAAGTAACCCGAGGCCGACGAGCAGGCCCCCGCCGAACCACAGCGCGGCGGCCCGGCTCACGAAGTCGTCAGCCTTGCCGTCCGCCGAGAAGTGGGTGGCGATCCGCCCGGGCAGCCGGTCGTAGCGCGTGAGAAAGAGTCCGACGTAGACGGCGGCGGCGACGCTGAACGGCACGGCCGTCAAGGTGCCCCTACGGATGGCGTTCATCTGACTCCCCAGCCCCGATTGTTTGCGTTGAAATAGAACAATGGAAGAA includes:
- a CDS encoding nuclear transport factor 2 family protein produces the protein MDPLERLLAERACERLVVDFVHRLDLGEPADVAGLFTDDGRWEWPAGKRLVVGCAALREYFGSRPPDRLSRRLMANILVTVTGPDTAHAVSYFSTYRVDGYGGGVVPAGPPVQVGHYQDAFRRVDGEWLLERRVLFLPFGGPTPRAATPSGT
- a CDS encoding phosphotransferase, whose product is MPMVGRLLGSGRTADVYEIDEAWVLRRDREGWGDAVAEAAVMAHVRAHGYPAPAVRPPVSRADLVMERLHGPTMLQAFTAGALDAGEAGRMLARLLRALHAVPGRVSEGTRVLHLDLHPDNVVLVPDGPRVIDWTNAEEGDPGLDWGTSAVILAQAAVSAEPVAEPARAMLTALLADPSDLTEEGLAQALRRRAANPTMSPQETELLAPAAELIRSLTV
- a CDS encoding ECF transporter S component, with protein sequence MTAPPGRRPRPGRRPRTGRCPGPERPTRPGQTPRAGRRPRPVRLGPRSLAALTLVGAVGVVAFGWPFLAPPASALNAHAQDAPWLFAGLLVLLVAVVAATISESGLGAKAVAMLGVLAATGAALRPLGAGTAGIEPMFFLMVLSGRVLGPGFGFVLGSVTMFASALLTGGVGPWMPFQMLAMGWFTMGAGLLPGGDRLRGRAELLLLAVYGFLAAFAYGTAMNLAGWPFMGTLASGVAFDPDGTVPVNLARFVAYCVATSLGWDLGRALVTVLLTCTLGPAVLKALRRATRRAAFETAVTFEAPRTAPEHR
- a CDS encoding cytochrome P450, translating into MHCPALPDGFDFTDPDLLQHHVPLPEFAALRQAEPVRWIPQSGNVAGFQDEGYWAVTRHADVKYVSTHPELFSSYLNTAIIRFNEHIERASIDAQRFILLNMDPPEHTRVRQIVQRGFTPRAIRGLEERLRARAVDIVERALEQGGGSFDFVTSVASELPLQAIAELIGIPQDDRAKIFEWSNKMIAYDDPEYAITAEVGQQSAAEVIAYAMGMAAERKQCPANDIVSTLVAAENEGNLNSDEFGFFVLMLAVAGNETTRNATTHGMHAFLTHPEQWELYKRERPDTAAEEIVRWATPVVAFQRTATQDTELGGKPIRKGDRVGIFYASANRDPEVFENPDSFDVTRDPNPHLGFGGGGPHFCLGKSLAVLEINLIFNAIADAMPGMKLVGDPRRLRSAWINGVKELRVSAG
- a CDS encoding ABC transporter ATP-binding protein, whose product is MIRFENVSVTYDGVAEPAVTGVDFEIPEGELVLLAGPSGVGKSTLLGTVGGLVPHFTGGTLRGRITVAGRDTRTHRPRELADVVGTVGQDPLSHFVTDTVEEELAYGMESLGLSPEVMRRRVEETLDLLGLAGLRDRPIATLSGGQQQRVAIGSVLTPHPRVLILDEPTSALDPAAAEEVLAVLLRLVHDLGTTVLLAEHRLERVLQYADQVALLPAPGAAPVLGAPAEVMAVSPVFPPVVALGRLADWSPLPLTVRDARRRAADLRERLTERGTPRNTGNAPGDAHTGSAAATAKHAIALAPGVESPAQTPSARLWARRPAHRLLRRALSASPEAPTAPPAPPAEARSVGVRLAGVQALRDVDLTVAPGETVALMGRNGAGKSTLLNTFVGLVEPSSGTVRVSGTVPHRASPRDLVRHVGLVPQEPRDLLYADTVAAECAAADRDARAEPGSCRALVSELLPGIADGVHPRDLSEGQRLTLALAIVLTARPPLLLLDEPTRGLDYAAKARLVAVLRGLAAAGHAIVLATHDVELAAELAHRVVLLAEGEIIADGPTAEVVVSSPSFAPQVTKILAPQRWLTVTQVREALR
- a CDS encoding YoaK family protein, which encodes MTGTEPPTDPPEPLQPPGAALPSEPAQPAPQVPEGRGGVRLVPVLLVLTAMSGLIDAVTYLGLGHVFTANMTGNVVVLGFAAAGAPGFSVPHTATSLVFFLAGAATGGRIARRLGEGSRRAPARAMLATEALLLAVAATVASATSDHAPVTVYAVITLTAFAMGLRNATVRKLSVPGITTTTVVTMTLTGLAADSWAGDGSGGGSPRRAAAVTAMFSGAVLGAALVLHTDLAIPLLLASVTSAALACTVSGED
- a CDS encoding SCO2322 family protein; the encoded protein is MTRRRVVLVLAALSLVLTGAIGVVGSAGPARAAGYRYWSFWDRVGDRWTYATQGPSTARPADGDVQGFRFAVSADSQDASQPRGAASFAAICTRTPAQDGTKRVALVLDFGTAADAPGGETPPSPSPRTACARVSPDATTAEALAAVAKPLRYDANALLCAIAGYPEKGCGEQVSTDRSADASADGATKPTQPTDGTKQPAAQARGADDDSGGGPSLGVYGGAAAVAVLAAAAVWQARRRGSRRNG
- a CDS encoding energy-coupling factor transporter transmembrane component T, whose translation is MADRRSRPHLHPAAWWLWALGLGTAATRTSNPLLLGLLLAVSAYVVAVCRPDTPRARSYAAFLKLALAVLVIRIFFVVVLGSPIPGTHVLVTLPEVPLPHWAQGIRLGGAVTAEGLLFALYDALRLATLLVCVGAANALASPSRLLKTLPGALYETGVAVVVAMTFAPNLVADVHRLRAARRLRGRPDRGLRGLLQVGLPVLEGALERSVALAASMDARGYGRTADVAASVRRTTAALTLGGLLGVCAGTYGLLTAAGGTYGLPVLLAGVVAALAGLRLGGRRSPRTRYRPDRWTPRACLVAASGVTVAALLVVVASADPEALRPGVVPLTAPALPLWPAAAVLVGLLPAFVSEEPS
- a CDS encoding prenyltransferase/squalene oxidase repeat-containing protein, yielding MNVRRSAAAIAAATVVLGAAVPAVAATPSPAPSTARPTGLYGTSDPTYDGVWRQSLALLAQHTVGVTPADAAVAWLAGQQCANGAFAAFRADPVEPCDAKLMTDTNSTAAAVQALAALGGHRASVEKAVGWLKSVQNADGGWGYAAGGASDANSTSVVAGALAAAGQQPAQVRKAGKSPLDALGKLSLPCGGDGGGAFAYQPDKKGALAANADATAAGVLGALGEGFAATAGKTSAAPVCGGTPGTLAPADLARNGAAHLTQAVAATGHLTSALPGAEDQPDYGNTADAVVALAAQGSAEQAKKPLAWLRQNAAAWAKQSGPAAYAQLVFAAHATGTDPRAFGGTDLVAQLNATGPTPQAGAKADAKAGADADKKSDSDSGYSVWLIVGVFLVAGIGIGLLISARGRKRQP
- a CDS encoding transglycosylase SLT domain-containing protein, with amino-acid sequence MSVSVIRRIASPKKALTGVAVAAAAAGLALSAAPAHAATTSASSASKAQAIAHKMIPDAAQYEAFSNIVKHESGWDVDATNASSGAYGLVQALPGSKMASAGSDWKTNAKTQIKWGLDYMNSRYGSPVGAWTFWQANGWY